From one Melioribacteraceae bacterium genomic stretch:
- a CDS encoding endo-1,4-beta-xylanase produces MRESRRNFVKKGLMASAAFTTLPLIDRSSNIFAQTNRELSIKSYPHEWMGETTWVYLADENVDPFKSTVRFNQGSVVIDELDSLKGKRFSINALWFVEGFGNVVLDATNGGKLYSIDDFPSESNLNYEFALSRVVRNREVKKRYELMGTKFSSEVEHLVNLGEDLCNDAKQKINNGPKSGEVANRALNYILWAGEKIELEHARQQIEIQKRTDKVYFGCESRQYIWAKSEDMTKRFVELFNFATVTHYIWDTWYPLFEPKEGDHKFGIKDDIVGWLEDHNITIEGRPLFWFHPVVTPDWLKNKNFSHLKDYVKSHTETVVGHYGNKLASWEVVNEYHDWANIHHHTPAQISEITKLACDTVKEVNPNVKRLINNCCPWAEYAARGRYARSSEAADRPLRSPRKFMEDLINDGVDFDILGIQIYFPQRDLSDIVRLLERLDKFNKPIYITEIGASAGYYEQAIKMDEMDIEDAPYQWHRRWDEELQADWLEEVYTLYYARKNVQAINWYDFSDFRPFIRNGGLVREDASPKRSFYRLKELLDKWGRLPKS; encoded by the coding sequence ATGCGCGAATCGAGAAGAAATTTTGTTAAAAAAGGGTTGATGGCTTCGGCTGCATTTACAACTCTTCCGTTGATCGATAGATCATCAAACATATTTGCACAAACCAACAGAGAACTTTCGATTAAATCATATCCGCACGAATGGATGGGTGAAACAACTTGGGTATATCTAGCCGATGAAAATGTTGATCCGTTTAAATCAACTGTTCGTTTCAATCAAGGGTCGGTTGTTATTGATGAACTAGACTCGTTGAAAGGAAAACGATTTTCAATTAATGCTCTTTGGTTCGTGGAAGGATTCGGAAACGTTGTTCTAGATGCAACTAACGGCGGTAAGCTATACAGTATTGATGATTTTCCATCCGAGTCAAATCTAAATTATGAATTCGCTCTTTCGCGTGTCGTTAGAAATAGAGAAGTAAAAAAACGTTATGAGTTAATGGGTACTAAATTCTCAAGCGAAGTTGAACATTTAGTTAACTTAGGAGAAGACCTTTGCAACGATGCAAAACAAAAAATAAATAATGGACCGAAGAGTGGTGAAGTTGCTAACCGCGCATTGAATTATATCCTTTGGGCTGGAGAAAAAATTGAACTTGAGCACGCCCGTCAACAAATTGAGATTCAAAAGCGAACAGATAAAGTTTATTTCGGTTGTGAGTCGCGCCAATACATTTGGGCTAAGTCAGAAGACATGACAAAGAGATTTGTTGAATTGTTCAATTTTGCAACTGTGACACACTATATATGGGATACATGGTATCCGCTCTTCGAACCTAAAGAAGGCGATCATAAATTTGGAATTAAAGATGACATTGTTGGATGGCTTGAAGATCATAATATAACAATTGAAGGACGACCGCTTTTTTGGTTCCATCCTGTCGTAACACCAGATTGGCTTAAGAATAAAAACTTCTCTCATTTAAAAGATTATGTTAAAAGTCATACTGAAACCGTAGTTGGACATTACGGTAATAAGCTTGCCAGTTGGGAAGTTGTGAACGAATATCATGATTGGGCTAACATTCATCATCACACTCCGGCTCAAATTTCAGAGATAACAAAACTGGCTTGTGATACCGTTAAGGAAGTAAATCCAAATGTCAAACGATTAATCAATAACTGCTGTCCATGGGCCGAATATGCCGCACGAGGGAGATACGCAAGGTCTAGTGAAGCAGCAGATAGGCCGTTACGTTCACCAAGAAAATTTATGGAAGATTTAATTAACGACGGTGTCGATTTCGACATACTCGGTATTCAAATTTATTTCCCACAACGCGATTTGTCCGACATAGTTCGTTTACTTGAAAGGTTAGATAAATTCAACAAACCGATTTATATCACTGAGATCGGCGCATCAGCTGGTTATTATGAACAAGCAATAAAGATGGATGAAATGGATATCGAAGACGCACCTTATCAATGGCACCGAAGATGGGATGAAGAACTTCAAGCTGATTGGCTGGAAGAAGTATATACACTTTATTATGCACGCAAAAATGTTCAAGCAATAAATTGGTATGACTTCTCCGACTTCAGACCGTTTATTAGAAACGGTGGATTAGTTCGCGAAGACGCATCACCGAAACGATCATTTTATAGATTAAAAGAACTCCTTGATAAATGGGGAAGATTACCGAAATCATAA
- a CDS encoding endo-1,4-beta-xylanase, producing MPQSKLTFKPHFVQNGRGPHIEEFVFATDQYGDVFKSDIKLDKEGIVITDSAGVEKFGINLRWNVEGYGYLFINADNGGEFYSLEKSRSKELNLNYELANTRVKRNEKRLQKFLSEGFIPSREVKTLHELSQEYLSDAEKTKESNGNITAVKSQRALKHALWVSDLLELEKAKFDVANIGYRKDFYFGCDTRGYFQMDKNLFLDRFTELFNYATITHYLKGDVVDFEPQEGKKQFRERDELLDKLLDKGITVEGRPLFWVHTWVTPDWLKKKSYKDLLQYVEDHVHTVVSHYGNKIKVWEVVNEMHDWANELQLNHEQTIELTKIAFDTARKTNPNIQLLLNNCCPFGDYVQKGKWHDIEAKYPQRTPHQFTKQLIEASVDFDVVGVQVYFTHRSAADQILQIERYKEFNKIVHLAEVGSPSIGIKQEFIDKEEGSFSQYPYEWHRHWDEELQGDWLEYTFTYAYGQKFIEAANWYDFVDPYGFLKSGGILRSPKGEKKAAVDRLIKLQKQFKSLK from the coding sequence ATGCCACAATCAAAGCTAACATTCAAACCACACTTTGTACAAAACGGACGTGGTCCGCACATCGAGGAATTTGTATTTGCTACTGATCAATATGGTGATGTTTTCAAATCAGATATAAAATTAGATAAAGAGGGAATTGTAATAACCGATTCAGCCGGAGTTGAAAAGTTTGGAATAAACTTACGCTGGAATGTGGAAGGATATGGATATTTATTTATCAATGCTGATAACGGTGGTGAGTTTTATTCTTTGGAAAAATCTAGATCAAAAGAGTTGAATCTGAATTATGAGTTAGCTAATACTAGAGTTAAAAGAAACGAAAAAAGACTGCAAAAATTTTTGAGTGAAGGATTCATTCCATCGAGAGAAGTGAAAACACTTCACGAACTTTCGCAAGAATATTTAAGTGATGCAGAGAAAACAAAAGAGTCAAACGGGAATATAACTGCTGTAAAATCACAAAGAGCACTAAAACATGCTTTATGGGTAAGTGATTTACTCGAATTAGAAAAAGCAAAATTTGATGTAGCAAATATTGGTTATAGAAAAGATTTCTACTTCGGCTGTGATACACGCGGATATTTTCAAATGGATAAGAATCTTTTCTTAGATAGATTCACCGAACTCTTTAATTACGCAACCATAACACATTACTTAAAAGGTGATGTGGTTGATTTCGAACCTCAAGAAGGAAAGAAACAATTTAGAGAACGTGATGAACTGCTCGATAAACTTTTAGATAAAGGAATAACTGTTGAAGGCAGACCGCTTTTCTGGGTTCACACCTGGGTTACACCTGATTGGCTAAAGAAAAAATCATACAAGGATTTATTACAGTATGTTGAAGACCATGTTCACACTGTAGTTTCTCATTACGGTAATAAGATAAAAGTATGGGAAGTTGTAAATGAAATGCATGATTGGGCAAACGAACTGCAGCTTAATCATGAACAAACAATAGAACTTACTAAAATTGCTTTTGATACAGCACGAAAAACAAATCCAAACATTCAATTATTGTTAAATAACTGCTGTCCATTTGGTGATTATGTTCAAAAAGGTAAGTGGCATGATATAGAAGCAAAATATCCGCAACGAACACCGCATCAATTTACTAAACAGCTTATCGAAGCCAGTGTCGATTTCGATGTTGTAGGTGTTCAAGTTTATTTTACTCATCGTTCTGCAGCTGATCAAATTTTGCAGATTGAACGCTATAAAGAATTTAATAAAATAGTTCATCTCGCAGAAGTCGGCTCTCCTTCTATCGGAATTAAACAGGAGTTTATTGATAAGGAAGAAGGAAGCTTTTCACAATATCCTTACGAATGGCATCGTCATTGGGATGAGGAATTACAAGGTGATTGGCTAGAATATACTTTCACTTATGCATATGGACAAAAATTTATTGAAGCAGCTAACTGGTATGATTTTGTTGATCCGTACGGATTCTTGAAAAGTGGCGGCATCCTTCGTTCACCAAAAGGTGAAAAGAAAGCAGCAGTTGACCGGTTGATAAAACTGCAAAAACAATTCAAATCTCTTAAATGA
- a CDS encoding endo-1,4-beta-xylanase — translation MRRRDFIRNSTLAGVGGLVAANSLFSAPTILTKPRVPKSTEQGTLVFKPYVVQNGSGPHYGMVNSLDSLGEKDWAFPQWAFASDENWDAFYSNIFAYPDGVKISNSEGRDKIGINVRWNVEGFGFIYMTADNGGEFYELPSIGNEKQYNLNFELAKSRLVKNRERYNQFMKEGYFPEKDVKAYLDLSEEYFHDAQRVSADEWKRAQLSQKSLYYSMWGGEMLELDKARKDIVLRGHRSDFFIGCDTKGYPHMDKDYFLDMFSDIFNYATITHYLPRFEKEEGKYTYLDRDEQFRELRKRGVTVEGRPIFWSADCCMPDWIMKKSYPELLKYLERHTREVVSHYGDEMYAWEIINEAHDPGNPLKLTPDQMVEIAKLIADVAKDTNPKVHRLINNCCIQADYVQLMDWSTVPERYDIITPHRFIKMCHEAGVDFDITGQQLYFQYTNRDLADNIRMTERLKKYGRPVQITEIGTTAGPTKESIMSGEVGIPELPYPWHRHWDDELQADWMEQIYTIFYAKDWVEAINWYDFVDPYSFIDNGGFLKSPEGPARPIYDRLKNMQKYWKSL, via the coding sequence ATGAGGCGAAGAGATTTTATAAGAAATTCTACGTTAGCCGGAGTCGGAGGGCTGGTCGCAGCAAATTCATTATTTAGTGCACCGACTATCTTAACAAAACCTCGTGTTCCAAAATCAACCGAACAGGGAACACTTGTTTTCAAACCATACGTAGTGCAGAATGGAAGCGGTCCGCATTATGGAATGGTAAATTCGCTAGACTCCTTAGGTGAAAAAGACTGGGCATTTCCTCAATGGGCTTTTGCAAGTGATGAAAATTGGGATGCTTTCTATTCTAATATTTTTGCATATCCCGACGGAGTAAAAATTTCAAACTCCGAAGGGCGAGATAAAATAGGAATCAATGTAAGATGGAATGTTGAGGGATTCGGTTTCATTTATATGACAGCAGACAACGGCGGTGAGTTTTACGAACTTCCTTCAATCGGTAACGAGAAGCAGTATAATTTAAATTTCGAATTGGCAAAATCTCGTCTGGTTAAAAACCGTGAACGTTACAACCAATTTATGAAAGAAGGTTACTTCCCCGAAAAGGACGTAAAAGCATATCTCGATTTAAGCGAAGAATATTTTCATGATGCACAAAGAGTAAGTGCCGATGAGTGGAAACGAGCACAGCTATCACAGAAATCTCTCTACTATTCGATGTGGGGAGGCGAAATGCTCGAACTCGATAAAGCAAGAAAAGATATTGTACTTCGCGGACATCGCTCCGACTTTTTCATCGGATGTGATACAAAAGGTTATCCGCATATGGATAAAGATTACTTCCTCGATATGTTCAGTGATATTTTTAACTATGCAACAATAACACACTACTTACCACGATTCGAAAAAGAAGAAGGTAAATACACTTATCTTGATAGAGACGAACAGTTTCGAGAATTAAGAAAACGAGGAGTTACTGTTGAAGGAAGACCAATATTTTGGTCCGCGGATTGTTGTATGCCCGATTGGATAATGAAGAAAAGCTATCCAGAACTATTAAAATATTTAGAAAGACACACTCGTGAAGTTGTAAGTCATTACGGTGATGAAATGTACGCTTGGGAAATTATAAACGAAGCACATGATCCGGGCAACCCATTAAAATTAACTCCCGATCAAATGGTAGAAATTGCAAAACTTATCGCGGATGTAGCAAAGGATACAAATCCCAAAGTTCATCGATTAATAAACAACTGTTGTATCCAAGCTGATTATGTTCAGCTGATGGATTGGAGCACTGTTCCTGAACGATATGATATAATTACTCCGCACAGATTTATAAAAATGTGTCACGAAGCCGGAGTTGATTTTGATATAACCGGACAGCAGTTGTATTTCCAATATACTAATCGCGACTTAGCCGATAACATTAGAATGACCGAAAGATTGAAAAAGTACGGAAGACCTGTGCAGATTACTGAGATTGGTACAACTGCAGGACCGACAAAAGAATCAATCATGTCCGGTGAAGTTGGAATACCGGAGCTTCCTTATCCTTGGCATCGCCATTGGGATGATGAACTTCAAGCAGATTGGATGGAGCAGATTTATACAATTTTTTATGCAAAAGATTGGGTGGAAGCAATTAATTGGTATGATTTTGTTGATCCGTATTCATTTATAGATAACGGTGGATTTTTAAAATCCCCCGAAGGCCCTGCTAGACCAATTTATGATAGATTGAAAAATATGCAAAAGTATTGGAAGAGTTTATAG
- a CDS encoding endo-1,4-beta-xylanase, whose product MRRRDFLRNTMLTGVGLSVGSTILGAPTVLTPKRTNYNTEKGRLVFKPVFVQSGKGPHLLDWAYASDHNWDAFHSNITSDNKGVVISDTEGTEKFGIDVRWHVENFGYIFITADNGGEFYTLPEKGKTKELNLNYELAKSRVYRNRKRKGNFEPSREVASLLDLSEELLEDSKKSIGNEYKFSQLAQNSLYYAMVAGEKLELEKANSAILKTGYRPDFFVGCDARGYLQMDPDVFMELFTEAFNYATITHYLISEKYQNFETHEGKKQFNLRTALHKELRKKDITVEGRPLFWFYNTVTPDWLRNKSYDQLLKYVESHTKEVVGHYGDGMYAWEVVNEAHDWANELQLTPDQIVEVTKLACDVAKDTAPNVHRLINNCCPFAEYVQLKKWGELDAKYPQRTPVKFMQDLVDAGVDFTITGQQMYFPYRDLQDTIILIERHEQFGRPVQLTEVGASSGPTKASINDGRLGLSNEPYIWHRHWDQNLQAEWLEGLYTLAYSKPWIEAVNWYDFVDPYSWIKEGGLLESPNGEKKESYNRIIELQKRWKSLGTKQG is encoded by the coding sequence ATGAGAAGACGAGATTTTCTGCGCAATACAATGTTAACCGGTGTCGGTTTGTCTGTCGGTTCAACTATACTAGGAGCACCAACTGTCCTTACACCAAAACGCACCAATTACAACACAGAGAAAGGAAGACTGGTTTTTAAACCTGTGTTTGTACAAAGCGGCAAAGGTCCGCATCTACTCGATTGGGCTTATGCTTCCGATCATAACTGGGATGCTTTCCATTCAAATATAACTTCTGATAACAAAGGTGTTGTAATAAGTGATACTGAAGGAACAGAAAAATTCGGTATCGATGTACGCTGGCACGTAGAAAATTTTGGATACATATTTATTACCGCTGATAACGGAGGAGAGTTTTATACACTTCCCGAAAAAGGAAAAACCAAAGAACTCAATCTCAACTACGAATTGGCAAAGAGCAGAGTTTATAGAAACAGAAAACGAAAAGGAAATTTTGAACCCTCAAGAGAAGTTGCATCACTGCTTGATTTATCAGAAGAGCTTTTAGAGGATTCAAAAAAATCAATTGGCAACGAATATAAGTTTTCGCAGCTAGCACAAAACTCCCTTTACTATGCAATGGTAGCCGGAGAAAAACTTGAATTAGAAAAAGCAAACTCTGCAATTCTTAAAACCGGTTATCGCCCCGATTTCTTTGTTGGATGTGATGCACGCGGTTACTTGCAAATGGATCCCGATGTTTTCATGGAATTATTTACGGAAGCTTTCAACTATGCAACTATTACACATTATTTAATCAGTGAAAAATATCAGAACTTCGAAACACACGAAGGTAAAAAGCAATTCAATTTAAGAACGGCACTTCATAAAGAATTAAGAAAGAAAGATATAACAGTTGAGGGAAGACCCCTTTTCTGGTTTTATAACACAGTAACACCAGATTGGTTAAGAAATAAATCATATGATCAACTGTTAAAATATGTTGAATCTCATACCAAAGAAGTAGTAGGACATTATGGTGATGGTATGTACGCGTGGGAAGTTGTGAACGAAGCTCACGATTGGGCAAATGAATTACAATTAACTCCTGATCAAATTGTTGAAGTAACAAAACTCGCTTGTGATGTTGCTAAAGATACAGCACCAAATGTTCATAGATTAATCAACAACTGCTGTCCGTTTGCGGAATATGTTCAACTTAAAAAATGGGGTGAACTAGATGCAAAATATCCACAGCGTACACCGGTTAAATTTATGCAAGATTTAGTAGATGCCGGAGTTGATTTTACTATAACCGGTCAACAAATGTATTTCCCGTATCGTGATCTTCAAGACACAATTATTTTAATTGAAAGACATGAGCAATTCGGAAGACCTGTTCAATTAACCGAAGTCGGAGCTTCATCAGGTCCAACAAAAGCTTCAATAAATGATGGAAGACTTGGATTATCGAATGAACCATACATCTGGCATCGTCACTGGGATCAAAATTTACAAGCTGAATGGCTTGAAGGATTATATACTTTAGCTTACAGCAAACCTTGGATTGAAGCAGTTAACTGGTATGATTTTGTTGATCCTTATTCATGGATAAAAGAAGGTGGTTTACTTGAATCACCGAATGGAGAAAAGAAAGAATCATATAACAGAATTATTGAGTTGCAAAAAAGATGGAAATCACTCGGAACTAAACAAGGATAA
- a CDS encoding endo-1,4-beta-xylanase: MDRRKFIKNTLIGSIGTIAAANSILSAPSILTSSRVSKSTLGGELIFKPMFVQKGMGPHLYDLVWATDKDWDTFYSNIELAPDGIKISDSKGKQKFGINARWNVEGFGYTNITADNGGEFYELPPEGKSQEFILQYEFAKSRVARNKRRIKLHSINGWQPSTESAGLHAFSQTLFEDATKYKNDKEKCAELSQKSLMYALWASEKIELDKANYEIARMGKRNDFFIGCDARAFYQMDQDIFLENFVPLFNYANITFVPQSNNAINRDFEPQRGKHNFTIREHLIDTLAEHGIKSQGRLMYWFHDCCMPDWMQGMKYDELLKYVDENTRKVTKHYGEKMYAWEMVNELHDWANEFHLDHEQINELTGIITDAAKETVPKVKRTINSCCPFAEYVGMKSYSGSPASHPQRTPVQFTRDILDAGIDIDIIEQQMYFPYRDLQDTIMLIERYEEFGKPMHISEIGCPGGPTEYSVKMTNQPFPSEEPYLWHHHWDEETQGDWIEQIYTLIYSKPYIKAGNWFDFVEPHSYMQNGALLKNIRGEKKASYHRFKKVVDRFI, translated from the coding sequence ATGGATAGAAGAAAATTCATTAAAAATACTTTGATCGGAAGTATTGGGACAATCGCTGCAGCAAATTCAATTTTATCTGCCCCTTCTATTTTAACTTCATCGCGAGTTTCGAAAAGCACACTCGGAGGTGAATTAATTTTTAAACCAATGTTTGTTCAAAAAGGAATGGGTCCGCATCTATACGATTTAGTTTGGGCAACCGATAAAGATTGGGATACGTTTTATTCAAATATTGAACTTGCTCCGGATGGAATTAAAATCTCTGATTCTAAAGGAAAACAAAAATTCGGAATCAACGCAAGATGGAATGTAGAAGGATTCGGTTATACAAACATAACGGCAGATAATGGTGGCGAATTTTATGAACTTCCACCGGAAGGGAAATCACAAGAGTTTATTTTGCAATATGAATTTGCAAAGAGTCGTGTTGCAAGAAACAAAAGAAGAATAAAACTTCACTCGATAAATGGATGGCAGCCATCAACAGAATCTGCCGGATTACATGCATTCTCCCAAACACTGTTTGAAGATGCAACAAAGTATAAAAACGATAAAGAAAAATGTGCGGAGCTCTCACAAAAAAGTTTGATGTATGCATTATGGGCTTCCGAAAAAATTGAACTTGATAAAGCCAATTATGAAATCGCAAGAATGGGTAAAAGGAATGATTTCTTTATCGGCTGTGATGCAAGAGCATTTTATCAAATGGATCAAGATATATTTTTGGAAAACTTTGTTCCGCTGTTCAATTATGCCAACATAACTTTTGTCCCGCAAAGTAATAATGCTATAAATAGAGACTTCGAACCACAGCGGGGTAAACACAATTTTACAATCCGTGAACATTTAATTGATACTCTTGCCGAACACGGAATTAAATCACAGGGAAGATTAATGTATTGGTTTCATGATTGCTGTATGCCCGATTGGATGCAAGGAATGAAATATGATGAACTTCTAAAATATGTAGATGAAAACACAAGAAAAGTTACCAAGCATTACGGCGAAAAAATGTATGCTTGGGAAATGGTTAACGAACTTCACGACTGGGCTAATGAATTTCATCTTGATCATGAACAGATTAACGAACTAACTGGAATTATAACAGACGCTGCAAAAGAAACCGTTCCTAAGGTTAAAAGGACAATTAATAGCTGCTGTCCTTTTGCGGAATATGTCGGAATGAAAAGTTATTCCGGTTCTCCTGCATCACATCCACAAAGAACACCGGTGCAGTTTACGAGAGATATTTTAGATGCCGGAATCGACATAGATATTATCGAACAGCAAATGTATTTCCCGTACAGAGATTTACAAGATACAATTATGCTTATTGAACGATATGAAGAATTTGGCAAACCTATGCACATTTCTGAAATCGGTTGCCCGGGCGGACCAACTGAGTACTCGGTTAAAATGACTAACCAACCTTTCCCGTCTGAAGAACCATATTTATGGCATCATCATTGGGATGAAGAAACACAAGGTGATTGGATTGAACAGATCTATACATTGATCTACAGTAAGCCGTACATAAAAGCCGGCAACTGGTTCGATTTTGTTGAGCCGCATTCTTATATGCAGAACGGTGCTCTATTAAAAAATATAAGGGGGGAAAAGAAAGCCTCGTATCATAGATTCAAAAAAGTGGTTGATAGGTTTATATAA
- a CDS encoding MFS transporter, translating into MGKFSLPSYNWSGNVKRNFILNVFDGAIFAFAMNFAALNTVIPVYIKKIGGTNLAVGLIPVIWIIGFHLPQIFTANYVRRHSEKKRIVMFTAFMQRIPWLILSLLSFFVIYKVDTQLGLLIFFIGFLLASLGGGMNLPAWFDLLTKITPTHIRGRLFAFRVTLGAVMGIFAGYASKQVLDNVQYPANFSLLFGIAFVVMMISYVFLASIKEEKINTVAKAIHWKDFLKGLPQILKNERNYRNYLIADVLMILAGMANAFYTVYAFEKFNLTSGYAGDFTIVMMTATVFASLLFGFLADKYGHRINLFFGALFTAIACLLAIISQTLFLYYSVFVFSAMTIALIQVSRITIIAELSPQEETSTYVSLTNVITVPFVLSGILAGWLADLFGYIPVFVLAGFFAVLSAYWFLFIMKEPRFHQTTNLSQ; encoded by the coding sequence GTGGGTAAATTCTCTCTTCCTTCTTATAATTGGTCGGGCAACGTTAAGCGAAACTTTATTTTAAACGTTTTTGATGGAGCAATTTTTGCATTTGCTATGAACTTTGCTGCTTTAAATACTGTAATACCTGTGTACATTAAAAAAATCGGCGGTACAAATTTGGCAGTCGGTTTAATTCCAGTTATCTGGATAATCGGTTTTCATCTTCCGCAGATTTTTACAGCAAATTATGTGAGAAGACATTCCGAGAAAAAGAGAATTGTAATGTTCACCGCATTTATGCAAAGAATACCGTGGCTGATTCTTTCATTGTTAAGTTTTTTTGTTATCTATAAAGTAGATACGCAATTAGGGCTGCTCATTTTTTTTATAGGATTTTTACTTGCTTCTTTAGGTGGTGGAATGAATCTGCCCGCTTGGTTTGATTTACTTACAAAAATTACTCCGACTCATATACGTGGTAGGTTGTTTGCTTTCAGAGTTACTCTTGGTGCTGTGATGGGTATCTTCGCCGGGTACGCTTCAAAACAAGTTCTCGATAATGTGCAGTACCCGGCTAATTTTTCGCTTTTGTTTGGAATCGCCTTTGTCGTAATGATGATTTCTTATGTCTTTCTAGCATCAATTAAAGAGGAAAAAATCAATACTGTTGCTAAAGCAATTCATTGGAAAGATTTTTTAAAAGGGCTTCCTCAAATTTTAAAAAATGAAAGAAACTATCGAAATTATTTGATTGCAGATGTTCTGATGATTCTCGCAGGAATGGCAAATGCGTTTTACACAGTTTACGCGTTTGAAAAGTTTAATCTTACTTCCGGCTACGCGGGTGATTTTACAATTGTGATGATGACTGCAACGGTGTTTGCTAGTCTATTGTTCGGGTTCTTAGCGGATAAGTACGGACATCGAATTAATCTTTTCTTCGGTGCATTGTTTACCGCAATTGCTTGTTTGCTCGCAATAATTAGTCAGACGCTATTTCTTTATTACTCAGTGTTTGTTTTCTCTGCGATGACGATTGCACTAATTCAAGTATCGCGAATAACAATAATCGCAGAACTTTCACCTCAAGAAGAAACATCGACATATGTTTCATTAACCAATGTAATTACCGTTCCGTTCGTGTTGTCCGGAATTTTAGCCGGATGGCTAGCCGATTTGTTTGGTTACATTCCGGTCTTCGTTTTAGCAGGATTTTTTGCAGTTCTTTCTGCTTATTGGTTTTTGTTCATAATGAAGGAACCACGATTTCATCAAACAACTAATTTGAGTCAATAA